The Podospora pseudopauciseta strain CBS 411.78 chromosome 2 map unlocalized CBS411.78m_2, whole genome shotgun sequence genome has a window encoding:
- a CDS encoding uncharacterized protein (COG:S; EggNog:ENOG503P20M) gives MSLQYLPAVKPSAIALGTVFNHTFELGVLSPLFGKTWQKAKSANTKEEFLKSREASSAAAAWGSALVGSALQSYGVGALINATGTLSYKGAAYLGALIFAATSAPGFISQLVVEHRAFDQVGLNVLAKLFETVGLSVFLSWWGTRTIPFGSGGTPLSRNSFRAE, from the exons ATGTCTCTTCAGT ACCTCCCCGCTGTTAAGCCTTCCGCCATCGCCCTCGGCACCGTCTTCAACCACACCTTCGAGCTCGGcgtcctctcccccctcttcggCAAGACCTGGCAAAAGGCCAAGTCTGCCAACACCAAGGAGGAGTTCCTCAAGTCTCGGGAAGCCTCttctgctgccgccgcctggGGTTCCGCCCTCGTCGGCTCTGCCCTCCAGTCCTATGGTGTCGGTGCTCTGATCAACGCCACAGGCACTCTCTCCTACAAGGGCGCCGCCTACCTCGGTGCTCTCATCTTCGCCGCCACCAGCGCCCCCGGCTTCATCTCCCAGCTTGTCGTCGAGCACCGCGCCTTTGACCAGGTTGGCCTCAATGTGCTCGCTAAGCTCTTCGAGACTGTCGGTCTTTCCGTCTTCCTTTCTTGGTGGGGCACCCGCACTATCCCCTTCGGCTCCGGTGGTACCCCATTGAGCCGTAACTCTTTCCGGGCGGAGTAA
- the NEM1 gene encoding Nuclear envelope morphology protein 1 (EggNog:ENOG503NV8A; BUSCO:EOG09263F3I; COG:K) gives MNSLNIISSRVSPPPSPGPTRSNSLSTIGLALSSDEASKLRDSQTENALADLGEKQNLTAEPEEFPVENPGSLEEREDLYAIDEKTPFIPPKHETPKVISPRGSPWVFYPKRIANAFVNSLRWILHTLTAPGVYLIACLYSESGDFAPLQQLKKLFGIYGGDAKALAMDYHENIEKSSGSRTSRGGSRAGRIPRSSSSSSSGLSSESESDPERKRQGGSRRDSVSGKHHLRSKSLQDTEEIAPARRSIRIKLHAEESLRQRKHRKGQSASSVARAGSAPGGGDGSGDISAHLKSPTSPVAALTKYPKTPGPPRPLIPRRQPSYINTGDVIPGGTEHQKTLILDLDETLIHSMSKGGRMSSGHMVEVRLNTTYVGVGGQNSIGPQHPILYYVHKRPHCDEFLRRVSKWYNLVVFTASVQEYADPVIDWLEADRKYFSARYYRQHCTFRHGAFIKDLSSVEPDLSRVMILDNSPLSYMFHQDNAIPIQGWISDPTDSDLMYLIPFLEGMQYVSDVRALLALRGGEDGQHMA, from the exons ATGAACtctctcaacatcatctcgTCACGAGtctctccaccaccgagTCCTGGTCCGACGAGATCCAACTCCCTGAGTACGATAGGTCTGGCGTTGAGCTCGGACGAAGCCTCGAAATTACGGGACAGCCAGACCGAGAACGCGCTGGCCGATCTCGGCGAGAAGCAGAACTTGACGGCCGAGCCCGAAGAATTCCCAGTAGAAAACCCAGGATCTCTCGAAGAGCGCGAAGACCTCTATGCGATCGACGAAAAGACGCCCTTTATACCACCCAAACACGAAACCCCCAAGGTGATAAGCCCGAGAGGCTCGCCCTGGGTTTTCTATCCAAAGCGCATTGCCAACGCCTTTGTGAACTCGCTACGATGGATACTTCACACCCTCACCGCACCTGGCGTGTACCTGATCGCCTGTCTTTATAGCGAAAGCGGTGACTTTGCGCCTTTACAACAACTAAAGAAACTCTTTGGGATTTACGGTGGAGATGCAAAGGCGCTAGCGATGGATTATCACGAGAATATTGAAAAGAGCAGCGGCAGTAGGACAAGTCGAGGTGGAAGCAGGGCAGGGCGTATACCGCGGTCGAGTAGTTCGTCATCTTCAGGTTTATCTTCTGAGTCCGAGTCGGACCCAGAGCGTAAAAGGCAGGGCGGCAGTCGGCGGGACAGTGTGAGTGGAAAACACCACCTGCGCTCGAAATCACTGCAAGACACCGAAGAGATCGCCCCGGCCCGACGGTCTATCCGAATCAAGCTCCACGCCGAGGAGTCCCTCCGACAGCGCAAGCACCGCAAAGGACAATCCGCCAGCAGCGTCGCACGCGCAGGTTCAGCGCCCGGAGGCGGTGACGGATCTGGAGATATCTCGGCGCACCTCAAGTCCCCCACCTCGCCTGTGGCTGCCCTCACCAAGTACCCGAAGACCCCCggccctccccgtcccctgATCCCCCGCCGGCAACCATCCTATATCAACACCGGCGACGTCATCCCCGGCGGCACCGAACACCAAAAgaccctcatcctcgacctcgacgaaACTCTGATTCATTCCATGTCCAAAGGCGGGCGCATGTCGTCTGGTCACATGGTCGAAGTCCGGCTCAACACTACGTATGTCGGAGTCGGCGGCCAAAACTCGATTGGTCCCCAGCACCCGATTCTGTATTATGTCCACAAGCGCCCCCACTGCGACGAGTTCTTGAGGAGAGTGAGCAAGTGGTATAACCTGGTTGTGTTTACCGCTTCGGTTCAAGAATATGCCGACCCAGTGATTGACTGGCTGGAGGCGGACAGGAAGTATTTCAGCGCGAGGTACTACCGGCAGCACTGCACGTTTAGGCATGGGGCGTTTATCAAGGATCTGAGCAGTGTTGAGCCGGATTTGAGCCGGGTGATGATTTTGGACAACAGTCCGTTGAGTTATATGTTTCATCAGG ACAACGCAATCCCGATACAAGGCTGGATCAGCGACCCGACGGATTCCGACCTGATGTATTTGATACCATTTCTGGAGGGGATGCAATACGTGAGCGACGTGAGGGCGTTGCTGGCGctgagagggggagaggatgggcaGCATATGGCTTGA
- the QCR8 gene encoding Cytochrome b-c1 complex subunit 8, mitochondrial (COG:C; EggNog:ENOG503P5D2; BUSCO:EOG09265GSM) — protein sequence MQPTQVRLGGGSNAPIGRHNNFLGNWGNFGGMKQKGIVSYGIAPNRQKPLAGAFHDAIFNTWRRFSTQVVYWAPPMIAGYYIMNWAIERNEYLNSKAGRAEFASEEE from the exons ATGCAGCCTACACAGGTCCGTCTCGGCGGTGGCAGCAATGCCCCCATCGGCCGCCACAACAA CTTCCTCGGTAACTGGGGTAACTTTG GTGGCATGAAGCAGAAGGGCATTGTCTCTTACGGTATCGCCCCTAACCGCCAAAAGCCCCTCGCCGGTGCTTTCCACGacgccatcttcaacacctGGAGACGGTTCAGCACCCAGGTCGTCTACTGGGCCCCTCCTATGATTGCCGGATACTACATCATGAACTGGGCTATCGAGCG GAATGAGTACCTCAACTCGAAGGCTGGCCGTGCTGAGTTCGCCTCTGAGGAGGAGTAA
- the PHB1 gene encoding Prohibitin-1, subunit of the prohibitin complex (Phb1p-Phb2p) (COG:O; EggNog:ENOG503NW8M) has protein sequence MAARGLGFIYAAALPAVVGASFLQSALYDVKGGTRAVIFDRMSGVKEQVVSEGTHFLIPWLQKAIIFDVRTKPRIIGTTTGSKDLQMVSLTLRVLHRPDVQALPKIYQQLGQDYDERVLPSIGNEVLKSIVAQFDAAELITQREAVSNRIRTDLMKRAREFNIALEDVSITHMTFGKEFTKAVEQKQIAQQDAERARFIVERAEQERQANVIRAEGEAESAEAISKAIAKAGDGLIQVRKIEASREIAQTLASNPNVAYLPGGGKGTNLLMNVGRA, from the exons ATGGCCGCCAGAGGTCTCGGTTTCATTTATGCGGCTGCGCTCCCCGCAGTGGTCGGCGCAAGCTTTCTCCAGTCGGCCCTCTACGATGTCAAGGGCGGTACCAGAGCTGTTATTTTCGACAGGATGTCCGGTGTAAAGGAGCAGGTCGTTAGCGAAGGCACACATTTCCTCATTCCCTGGCTGCAAAAGGCCATCATCTTCGATGTACGGACAAAGCCTCGCATCAtaggcaccaccaccggctccAAGGATTTGCAAATGGTCAGCTTGACGCTCAGAGTACTCCACAGGCCCGATGTTCAGGCTCTCCCCAAGATCTACCAG CAACTCGGCCAAGATTACGATGAGCGTGTGCTCCCCTCCATCGGTAACGAAGTCCTCAAGTCTATCGTTGCCCAGTTCGATGCCGCCGAGCTCATCACCCAGCGTGAGGCTGTCTCCAACCGGATCCGGACCGACCTTATGAAGCGTGCCCGCGAGTTCAACATTGCTCTCGAGGATGTGTCCATCACTCACATGACGTTCGGCAAGGAGTTCACCAAGGCCGTCGAGCAGAAGCAGATTGCGCAGCAGGATGCCGAGAGGGCGCGCTTCATCGTTGAGCGGGCCGAGCAGGAGCGCCAGGCCAATGTTATTCGTGCCGAGGGTGAAGCCGAGAGTGCTGAGGCTATCAGCAAGGCGATTGCCAAGGCCGGCGATGGTCTTATCCAAGTGCGCAAAATCGAGGCCAGCAGAGAGATTGCGCAGACACTGGCTTCCAACCCCAATGTGGCCTATCTTCCAGGCGGTGGCAAGGGCACGAACCTGTTGATGAACGTTGGGCGGGCGTAG
- the REX3 gene encoding RNA exonuclease 3 (COG:L; EggNog:ENOG503NZ08), whose amino-acid sequence MEAMEAVLRNFKQIPCPDGDQCTTPSCQWQHSWDRNPPAASSSASPAPLTKQDETLAQDTDGPRKRRRTSSEAGSATAITTATGAVSPPPLKRKAPEHSTLPAPASKVQRPVATAPASLTTPSRATASISASPSTASKQSAAKQITAPKQQATPRKPETLNPRHLTSAAPASHEFRFKALKMLHEQFKRLNDEVKKDVKEDEQKLVLTEQELIWLALDAEQKMATEKPVIYTNVIKNEIMAYRKKTPGRWRDERLAEWQKKNEPKTPVKKLRLGPPKEVKTGLTPQEEVSFLIHLLTPITELAEHGYVVRPPTYEEIRRACEGEEASLGWEVCDRCTTRFQVFPGRREEDGALTSGGTCTHHSGRAYFPERVPGTVDRPPKRYRCCQETVGESTGCTVGSTHVFKASAPSRLAALMPFMETPPNPSVPKDRAVCFDCEMGYTARGLELIRLTATSWPDGKELLDVIVRPIGEVLDLNSRYSGVWPEDIANAEEWSPGKPLTTVVESSDTGRTKKKHMTIVPSPMVARDLLFSLICPETPLIGHALENDLNAVRIVHPTIIDTALLFPHRRGLPMRYSLKMLMETELNKAIQVDTKENRGHDSGEDARAAGELVRLKVMEKWDQMKGEGWMVVDGAFVPPGWGKTNIKGGALSERFLEKEEGELGEADEVEPVVLDGSGTGGKLYSL is encoded by the coding sequence ATGGAGGCTATGGAGGCAGTCCTTCGCAACTTCAAGCAGATTCCCTGCCCCGACGGCGACCAGTGTACCACGCCTTCGTGTCAGTGGCAGCACAGTTGGGATAGGAATCCCCCAGCGGCCTCTTCATCGGCATCACCTGCGCCCCTCACGAAGCAAGACGAGACTTTAGCTCAGGACACGGATGGCCCGCGGAAACGACGTAGGACCTCGTCCGAAGCTGGGTCCGCGACTGCTATTACCACTGCTACAGGAGCTgtctctcctcccccgctcAAGCGCAAAGCACCTGAGCACTCGACTTTGCCCGCTCCGGCCAGCAAGGTACAAAGGCCGGTTGCCACTGCTCCCGCATCCTTGACAACTCCCTCCAGAGCAACTGCTTCGATCAGCGCTAGCCCCAGCACTGCATCGAAGCAAAGCGCCGCCAAACAGATCACAGCCCCAAAGCAACAAGCCACACCACGCAAACCAGAGACGCTCAACCCGCGCCATCTCACCTCGGCTGCCCCAGCCTCCCATGAGTTCCGGTTCAAGGCCCTCAAGATGCTTCATGAACAGTTCAAGCGACTCAACGATGAAGTAAAAAAGGACGTCAAAGAAGACGAACAGAAACTTGTCCTCACAGAACAAGAACTCATCTGGTTGGCCCTGGATGCCGAGCAGAAGATGGCCACAGAGAAGCCCGTCATCTATACCAACGTCATCAAGAACGAGATCATGGCGTACAGGAAGAAGACCCCTGGTCGGTGGAGAGACGAGCGACTTGCCGagtggcagaagaagaacgaGCCCAAGACCCCGGTCAAGAAGTTGAGACTTGGCCCGCccaaggaggtcaagacAGGTCTGACTCCCCAGGAAGAGGTCAGTTTCCTCATCCATCTtctcacccccatcaccgaGCTTGCCGAACATGGTTATGTCGTCAGGCCACCTACCTACGAGGAAATCAGAAGAGCCTGTGAGGGCGAAGAGGCGTCCTTGGGATGGGAGGTATGTGACCGCTGTACCACAAGATTCCAAGTGTTTCCTGGAAGACGAGAGGAAGATGGTGCCCTCACTTCAGGTGGGACCTGCACCCATCACAGCGGTCGAGCGTACTTCCCCGAGCGAGTCCCGGGCACCGTCGACCGACCGCCGAAGCGATACCGCTGTTGCCAGGAAACAGTGGGTGAATCCACTGGCTGCACCGTCGGAAGTACCCATGTCTTCAAAGCCTCTGCTCCGTCTCGACTGGCTGCGTTGATGCCCTTCATGGAGACACCGCCCAATCCGTCGGTACCCAAGGATCGCGCTGTTTGCTTTGACTGCGAGATGGGCTACACTGCCCGCGGACTGGAGCTGATCCGGCTGACAGCCACCAGTTGGCCAGATGGCAAGGAGCTGCTCGACGTGATTGTCCGCCCCATTGGTGAGGTTCTCGACCTCAACTCGCGCTACTCTGGTGTTTGGCCCGAGGACATTGCCAACGCCGAGGAGTGGTCGCCAGGCAAGCCTCTTACTACTGTTGTCGAGTCTTCGGATACCGGTCGtaccaagaagaagcacatGACAATTGTTCCTTCCCCCATGGTGGCACGTGACTTGCTCTTTTCGTTGATCTGCCCCGAGACTCCGCTTATTGGGCACGCTCTGGAGAACGACTTGAACGCGGTTCGCATTGTTCACCCTACCATCATCGACACGGCGCTCCTTTTTCCTCACAGGCGCGGCTTACCCATGCGATATAGTTTGAAGATGCTTATGGAGACAGAGCTCAACAAGGCCATCCAGGTGGACACCAAGGAGAACCGGGGTCACGACAGCGGCGAGGATGCCAGGGCCGCTGGAGAGCTCGTCAGGCTGAAAGTCATGGAGAAGTGGGACCAGATgaagggagagggttggatggtggttgatggggcTTTTGTGCCACCTGGGTGGGGCAAGACAAATATCAAGGGAGGAGCTTTGAGTGAAAGATtcctggagaaggaggaaggggagttgggggaggcaGACGAGGTAGagccggtggtgttggatggCAGTGGCACAGGAGGCAAGCTTTACTCTCTTTAG
- a CDS encoding uncharacterized protein (EggNog:ENOG503NVI2; CAZy:GT8; COG:H) produces the protein MRIWAHERYAYPVFVNSVQGETPSQSPQSEIVKQTSTQITLTMSDGTKVVDSDRVYTTLITSLSYLPGLLTLHHSLVHRSKTKYPLIALYTSSFPQSGLAILRRRNIPCQLITPLFPSSSSSSNTPSYSHDPRFRECFTKLIPFSLVQYKKIIQLDSDMLVLRNIDSLFDIELDSDKRVFAASHACLCNPCQFEHYPDYFRPENCYYTDPTSMGKDYLNGGLQVVRPDLGVYEEIVGYMNTPGIDLSFADQSVLAGCFRDRWVGLGWEFNALKTMRWRGVHDDVWGDGEVRNLHYILTPKPWEEERDEKGRVVMGEGKRGAEDKVTSQWWVDVDDERREREEERGIRDGW, from the exons ATGAGGATCTGGGCTCATGAACGGTATGCTTACCCTGTCTTTGTAAACTCGGTTCAAGGTGAAACACCTTCTCAGTCACCGCAGTCCGAAATCGTCAAACAAACATCAACACAAATCACCCTCACAATGTCAGACGGAACAAAAGTCGTCGACTCAGACAGAG TCTACACAACCCTCATAACCTCACTCTCCTACCTCCCCGGCCTCCTCACTCTCCACCACTCCCTCGTCCACCGCTCCAAAACAAAATACCCCCTCATAGCCCTCTACacctcttccttcccccAGTCGggcctcgccatcctccgTCGCCGCAACATCCCCTGTCAGCTCATAACCCCCTTattcccctcttcttcttcttcctcaaacACCCCCTCCTACTCCCACGACCCCCGATTTAGGGAATGCTTCACCAAGCtcatccccttctccctcgtgCAGTACAAAAAGATCATCCAGCTCGACTCGGACATGCTGGTCCTGCGAAACATCGACTCGCTATTCGACATTGAACTCGACAGCGACAAGAGGGTGTTTGCCGCGAGCCACGCGTGCTTGTGCAATCCCTGTCAGTTTGAGCACTACCCGGATTATTTCCGCCCCGAAAACTGCTATTACACCGACCCGACCAGCATGGGGAAGGACTACCTTAATGGAGGGCTGCAGGTTGTGAGGCCTGATTTGGGGGTGTATGAGGAGATTGTGGGGTATATGAACACGCCGGGGATTGATCTCAGTTTTGCTGACCAGAGCGTGCTTGCTGGATGTTTTAGAGACAgatgggtgggtttggggtgggagTTTAACGCGCTCAAGACaatgaggtggaggggggtgcaCGATGATgtttggggggatggggaggtgaggaatTTGCATTACATCTTGACGCCGAAgccgtgggaggaggagagggatgagAAGGGTAGGGTGGtcatgggggaggggaaaaggggggcgGAGGACAAGGTTACGAGTCAGTggtgggttgatgttgatgatgagaggagggagcgggaggaggagagggggatcagggatgggtggtga
- the SWE1 gene encoding mitosis inhibitor protein kinase swe1 (COG:D; EggNog:ENOG503NUW3; BUSCO:EOG09260W9L), giving the protein MSFTNDCGGALTLPSPTHVHHDVSSAVRSLRRSLSRSPSKFRLSGAVSPSPTPTPAAPSRSAHLEHPASTPIPATPAALAGPSSPTSFSAPQHGIAGNPFVNKPNIKLSVRSTRSKPVTRPLSRSRGSPKSPLKRVFAPSSDSLNLLPTSFSAPDTRGQENRSFREFALALSPTSRRNLEKPTRHSVHLDISGSDKVSFPAISVSPLKRSDATMSLGQTAFGSPVAKRRSLHGISSMNNEPTIFDQSPTARESQQQPGFDIHEDANLEYELTGSNVSPTPDPLASPTPSSLQHRSNSLRRSTLQQRHGDTRSSWGRRAGEKAQMTLDAGSPMAARSRPRLSLDQYVPIATESPFTHQGPLLPASAHFLAHKAREQFQPHPLSRSLTQSSSNSSLPDDSPTHVPVQFGEKARVPLNFSKSLPPGARPPTKDSGDVATPNYKHAKPFQAAFMSTGLVSKMNRNPELGPPKHPGAKVNIMPDTPCKKQYSSATYPPNLSAGRRQSRKSVGSPTTPFGASTNAPPTSGNLFFQQVRAGHMRKSSLLSLDGDDLAGSQDDFPPPTPTKNIFKNVTSSGASVRTPLGTPGFASFATPAVPFSLSSARTPAQSTTPSFTPPGAPQSTTPSFTPPGAPSFTPSGTPESTTPLCARQDQDNGQQVTEPIFRPSTPYSSASPFVSVSNSAPVINESHTPASLFATPAPRNKTTPIFFATGSKSSSNEYLVPNQDASGSPLGSKTASPRTPGDSLKNSMPPPGGKSTGPPATPSTHERSSLFGGAPDRRMSITPRNGRGPGDVDESLVSRFDKSEVIGSGEFSTVYRVTKLASPASSFMTMGISTTPQTPSSPESGKVFAVKKLRVPISGGRERERKYQEVHILRSLNHSTKVVQYIDSWEWNNYLYIQTEYCTEGSLDIFLKDIGQTGRLDDFRIWKILLEIAQGLAAIHEAGFIHLDIKPANILVTFDGYLKIADFGMATTSPAPPGIEGEGDREYIGPEILRGRYEQPADIFALGLIILEIACNVFLPDNGPTWQALRIADLSAVPSLTSPEAGSVIRDANGVPIEHLSPVQEDQRDPNFAFEGMTHDPKNLFSPTKRTELSEPPSFMMDSEDPHSLDKIVAWMIQPEPNSRPTAQQILASEPVSWVESRRSGGATVYEGNWGPQVGPSIEELIDDDDTEMTDV; this is encoded by the exons ATGTCGTTCACCAACGATTGCGGGGGGGCACTCACTCTGCCCTCTCCCACACATGTCCACCACGATGTCAGCTCCGCAGTTCGATCACTCCGCAGGTCGCTTTCCAGATCACCATCAAAATTCCGACTCTCTGGCGCtgtctctccttctcccactcccacacCAGCAGCTCCATCCAGGTCGGCGCATCTCGAGCATCCAGCTTCCACCCCAATCCCTGCGACACCAGCCGCTCTGGCGGGGCCTTCCTCACCCACTTCTTTTTCCGCACCCCAGCACGGTATTGCGGGTAACCCTTTTGTCAACAAGCCAAACATCAAGCTCTCGGTGCGCTCCACGAGGTCGAAGCCGGTGACTCGGCCCCTCTCCAGATCTCGAGGCTCACCAAAGAGCCCTCTCAAGCGCGTTTTTGCCCCCTCCAGCGACTCCCTCAACCTGCTTCCCACCTCTTTCTCCGCGCCAGACACCCGCGGCCAAGAAAACAGGAGCTTCAGGGAGTTTGCGCTTGCGCTGAGCCCCACGTCGCGTCGCAATCTCGAGAAACCCACGCGTCACTCCGTGCACCTCGACATCTCGGGATCCGACAAAGTCTCTTTTCCTGCCATCTCAGTAAGCCCGCTCAAACGGAGCGACGCGACCATGAGTCTGGGCCAGACGGCATTTGGGAGTCCAGTCGCAAAGCGCCGCAGTCTACACGGCATCTCGAGCATGAACAACGAGCCCACCATCTTCGACCAAAGCCCGACCGCGCGCGAGTCGCAACAACAGCCGGGCTTCGACATTCACGAGGACGCCAATCTCGAGTACGAATTGACCGGCTCGAACGTGTCGCCTACCCCAGATCCATTGGCCTCGCCCACCCCGTCATCGCTCCAGCATCGGTCGAATTCGCTCCGAAGAAGTACCCTGCAACAGCGCCACGGAGATACTCGATCATCCTGGGGCCGGCGCGCCGGAGAAAAGGCACAGATGACGCTCGACGCCGGGTCGCCGATGGCGGCTCGTAGCAGACCTAGGCTATCTCTGGACCAATATGTGCCTATTGCGACCGAGAGCCCCTTCACTCACCAAGGTCCTCTCCTACCTGCCTCGGCGCATTTCTTGGCGCACAAGGCTCGGGAGCAGttccaacctcatcctctctCGCGCTCGTTGACCCAGTCTTCTTCGAACTCGAGTCTGCCAGACGACTCTCCGACCCATGTTCCTGTCCAGTTTGGCGAGAAGGCTCGCGTTCCTCTCAACTTCTCAAAATCGCTTCCACCTGGTGCGCGACCACCCACAAAGGATTCAGGAGATGTTGCGACCCCCAACTACAAGCATGCCAAGCCGTTCCAAGCCGCCTTCATGTCGACAGGTTTGGTGTCCAAGATGAATCGCAACCCCGAACTTGGCCCACCAAAGCACCCCGGAGCGAAGGTCAACATAATGCCAGATACTCCCTGCAAGAAGCAGTACAGCTCCGCTACGTATCCACCCAACCTCAGCGCTGGTCGACGGCAATCGCGAAAGTCGGTTGGTAGCCCTACGACGCCGTTTGGCGCTTCCACCAACGCTCCCCCTACCAGTGGCAATTTGTTCTTCCAGCAGGTCCGTGCGGGGCATATGAGGAAGTCGAGCTTGTTGAGCCTGGATGGGGATGACCTCGCTGGATCCCAAGACGATTTCCCCCCGCCCACCCCGACGAAGAATATCTTCAAGAATGTCACATCCTCCGGGGCGAGCGTCCGGACGCCTTTGGGGACCCCCGGCTTTGCGAGCTTCGCGACGCCTGCAGTTCCCTTCAGTTTGAGCTCAGCAAGAACACCAGCGcagtccaccaccccatccttcACCCCACCCGGAGCGCCTCAGAGCACCACTCCCTCCTTCACTCCCCCTGGTGCGCCATCGTTCACCCCTTCGGGTACTCCTGAGAGCACCACTCCCCTGTGTGCTCGTCAGGATCAGGACAATGGTCAGCAGGTCACTGAGCCCATCTTTCGACCTTCCACCCCTTACTCGAGTGCCTCGCCGTTTGTATCCGTCAGCAACAGTGCTCCGGTTATCAACGAAAGCCATACCCCTGCCAGTTTATTCGCGACGCCCGCTCCGAGAAACAAGACGACGCCCATATTCTTCGCAACAGGCAGCAAGTCATCATCCAACGAGTATCTCGTCCCCAACCAGGATGCCTCAGGGAGCCCTCTCGGGTCGAAAACAGCTTCACCTCGCACCCCCGGCGACTCGTTGAAAAATTCCATGCCGCCTCCCGGAGGGAAATCAACAGGGCCTCCTGCCACCCCCTCTACTCACGAGCGGTCTTCACTCTTCGGCGGGGCTCCTGACCGTCGCATGAGCATCACCCCTCGCAACGGGCGTGGTCCGGGTGACGTTGACGAGTCTCTGGTCAGCCGGTTTGACAAATCCGAGGTCATCGGTAGTGGCGAGTTCTCGACAGTGTATCGGGTTACCAAGCTTGCCTCTCCCGCGTCGTCATTCATGACAATGGGCATCTCTACAACCCCACAGACACCTTCGAGCCCCGAGTCTGGCAAAGTCTTTGCCGTCAAGAAGCTCCGTGTTCCCATCAGTGGTGgcagggagagggagaggaagtaTCAAGAGGTGCATATCTTGAGATCTCTGAACCACTCGACCAAGGTTGTTCAGTACATTGACAGTTGGGAGTGGAACAACTATTTGTATATTCAAACCGAGTACTGCACCGAGGGCAGTTTAGATATCTTCCTCAAAGACATTGGTCAGACTGGCCGATTGGATGATTTCCGCATCTGGAAGATCTTGCTGGAGATAGCTCAG GGTTTGGCCGCTATTCATGAGGCCGGGTTCATTCACCTCGACATCAAGCCTGCCAACATCCTGGTCACGTTTGACGGCTATCTCAAGATTGCCGACTTCGGCATGGCCACAACGAGCCCAGCCCCGCCGGGAATCGAAGGCGAGGGCGATCGCGAGTACATCGGCCCAGAAATTCTTCGTGGTCGGTATGAGCAGCCTGCCGACATCTTTGCGCTCGGTCTCATCATTCTGGAGATCGCATGCAATGTCTTCCTTCCCGACAACGGCCCAACATGGCAGGCTCTTCGCATTGCCGACCTGTCTGCTGTTCCCAGTCTTACTTCCCCTGAAGCTGGCTCTGTCATTCGGGACGCAAACGGCGTGCCGATTGAGCATCTGTCACCTGTTCAGGAGGATCAACGAGACCCCAACTTCGCCTTTGAAGGCATGACCCACGACCCCAAGAACCTTTTCAGTCCAACGAAGCGGACTGAGTTGTCGGAGCCTCCCTCGTTCATGATGGACAGCGAAGACCCTCATTCTCTTGACAAGATTGTCGCTTGGATGATCCAGCCAGAACCCAACAGTCGCCCTACTGCCCAGCAGATCCTTGCTTCGGAGCCCGTCTCCTGGGTAGAGAGCCGCCGCAGCGGGGGCGCCACTGTTTATGAAGGCAACTGGGGCCCTCAAGTCGGACCCTCCATCGAGGAGCTGatcgatgacgacgacacaGAGATGACCGACGTGTGA